Proteins from one Daphnia pulicaria isolate SC F1-1A chromosome 3, SC_F0-13Bv2, whole genome shotgun sequence genomic window:
- the LOC124328407 gene encoding iron-sulfur cluster assembly 2 homolog, mitochondrial-like, translated as MFYAALVNRLTRFPSHISAFSSLNNAVQMDTVQGSIKMTDKCVQRLKELHKKSPEKTLRISVEGGGCSGFQYLFNLDTTANEDDCVVERDGARVFIDKDSMQYLEGATIDFQSELIRSAFHILKNPKAESGCSCGASFSLKV; from the exons ATGTTTTATGCGGCATTAGTAAACCGATTAACAAGATTCCCATCACATATTTCGGCATTCTCATCTTTAAACAATGCTGTTCAAATGGATACCGTACAAGGATCAATAAAGATGACGGATAAGTGCGTCCAACGATTGAAGGAACTGCATAAAAAATCCCCAGAGAAAACGCTTCGGATATCGGTAGAAGGAGGAGGATGTTCGGGATTTCAGTACTTGTTTAATTTGGACACCACGGCAAATGAAGATGACTG TGTGGTTGAAAGAGATGGTGCGAGAGTCTTTATTGACAAAGATTCCATGCAATACCTTGAAGGAGCCACAATTGATTTCCAGTCTGAGTTAATCCGCTCTGCCTTCCACATATTGAAGAACCCTAAAGCTGAAAGTGGTTGTTCATGTGgtgcttcattttctcttaaagtttga
- the LOC124328405 gene encoding dihydrolipoyllysine-residue succinyltransferase component of 2-oxoglutarate dehydrogenase complex, mitochondrial-like, whose translation MAALRLSIGSSKQIAKVFRGNFRVSACFKHQETCEIGIQEPSYLSIQQRNDVRCQWNPITVFSRGFRTSAVLGDAKTVMVPPFADSISEGDVRWDKAVGDTVQEDEEVCHIETDKTSIPVKAPCSGVITELCVGDGATVQPGAKLFIMSAGGAAKAAAPAAAAAAPPTPSPAAPAPPPPTPAAQPVSGAIPSTPPPRPSPPTTPISAIPAASIQPRVAAPVNVTQTSQAVPLARLPPADYSKEITGTRTEQRVKMNRMRLRIAQRLKEAQNVNAMLTTFNEIDMSNIMELRKTHGDAFLKVHKIKLGFMSAFVKAAACALADQPTVNAVIDGNEIVYRDYIDISVAVATPKGLVVPVLRNLDSMNYADIEKAIAAMGEKAKNNALAVEDMDGGTFTISNGGVFGSLFGTPIINPPQSAILGMHGIFDRPVARNGQVVIRPMMFVALTYDHRLIDGREAVTFLRKIKQTIEDPRTLLLSI comes from the exons ATGGCTGCTCTACGTCTCTCCATAGGCTCTTCGAAGCAAATTGCCAAAGTATTTCGTGGCAATTTCAGAGTTTCGGCTTGTTTCAAACATCAG GAAACATGTGAAATTGGTATTCAAGAGCCTAGCTACCTGTCCATCCAACAGCGAAATGATGTGAGGTGCCAATGGAATCCAATCACAGTTTTCAGTCGAGGATTCAGAACTTCTGCAGTACTAG GAGATGCGAAAACTGTGATGGTACCACCATTTGCAGACTCCATCAGTGAGGGTGATGTAAGATGGGATAAAG cTGTTGGTGATACAGtccaagaagatgaagaagtatGCCATATTGAAACGGACAAAACATCGATCCCGGTTAAAGCCCCTTGCAGTGGGGTCATTACTGAGTTGTGCGTTGGTGATGGTGCTACTGTTCAACCCGGAGCTAAACTCTTCATTATGAGTGCAG GAGGTGCTGCCAAAGCTGCTgctcccgctgctgctgctgctgctcctccaACACCTTCACcagctgctcctgctcctccACCGCCTACCCCTGCCGCCCAACCTGTTTCTGGTGCGATCCCATCAACACCTCCTCCTCGCCCATCCCCTCCGACAACCCCCATTTCTGCCATCCCAGCAGCAAGCATCCAACCTCGGGTTGCTGCTCCTGTTAACGTTACGCAGACGTCCCAA GCTGTTCCCCTAGCCCGTCTTCCACCTGCAGATTATAGCAAGGAAATTACTGGCACGAGAACCGAACAGCGCGTGAAAATGAACCGCATGCGGTTGCGTATTGCTCAGCGGCTGAAGGAAGCTCAAAATGTCAACGCTATGTTGACAACTTTTAACGAAATTGATATGAG CAACATCATGGAGCTGAGAAAAACACACGGTGACGCCTTCTTGAAAGTTCACAAAATCAAGTTGGGTTTCATGTCAGCTTTCGTCAAGGCCGCTGCTTGCGCCCTTGCTGATCAACCTACTGTCAATGCCGTCATCGACGGAAATGAAATCGTCTATCGCGATTACATCGACATATCTGTGGCGGTTGCCACACCAAAA ggTTTGGTGGTGCCCGTTCTACGTAATCTAGATTCTATGAACTATGCTGACATTGAAAAGGCTATTGCCGCAATGGGTGAGAAGGCAAAGAACAACGCATTGGCTGTAGAAGATATGGATGGAGGTACTTTTACCATCTCCAACGGTGGAGTCTTTGGCTCATTATTCGGTACCCCAATCATCAACCCTCCGCAATCTGCTATTTTGGGCATGCATGGAATTTTTGATCGTCCCGTCGCACGCAATGGCCAG GTGGTTATTCGTCCCATGATGTTCGTAGCTTTGACTTACGACCATCGGCTTATCGACGGAAGGGAAGCTGTGACTTTCTTGCGCAAAATCAAGCAGACAATCGAAGACCCCCGTACTCTGCTCTTATCAATCTAA
- the LOC124328403 gene encoding RNA-binding protein 25-like isoform X2, with product MSYPPRPPGMNLTPGQMPVPQYMTGHMMPAGMPPGGMMMGYPPMGHPSQMSGQMPPQMQSQMQPQMQPPQPQMSQGPRTQNQMQPGSMQQSPTVISRGPRPANEGAGPSVTVFVGNITDRAPDNMMRQILQHCGSVVSWKRVQGASGVLQAFGFCEFSNPDPALRAIRLLHELEIGEKKLVVKVDAKTKLILDTYKADKIKAAGGGSTNGDDEFLTQEQRVQDKWVKERIGQTLKDYESEMQANQARAEEKERREQDKEKARAAKKEEANSLDLNKFETEIEEGKKDLITREIGKFREIAKKQDEEKEAERKKRKEKERDRERRDRERDRERDRPSGRDRGGNDRNDRDRDRISDRDRNRDRDRRRDKENENHRRSRTPPQRSRTPPGPPAQPSTPPRRSRSRDRTEVEARPPRRTEKDYLREKEEEEEALERKKAEKKAREKEVAYQERLRHWESRERKKLRDYDKLELKEKERIEEQQKQAVWLKQFLEDYDDERDDAKYYKGREMERRRTERERETESDTRDRQKEKEELEELKTKIFSEGHSDPTATLKQALYEREQQYKPQILVPAPPVSDAPRSFSPMDVSLPSQPSDVEDFQLTKDVNSTTPVSSAPSTPTGPEPKTISSSVASSVIAMEEDSMSTTNSLSPLPTESDSKQGSQGPSLVFNKRKKLEIKAVFNADEDDTDTTKKKRKLVPLDYGDELAKKEKEPKNTEEKRKNIKSLIEKIPTDKASLFAHPVEWSLVDNVIMERRIKPWVNKKIVEYIGEPEPTLVEFICSKVLIGSQPQNIINDVQMVLDEEAEVFVVKMWRLLIYELEAKKLGLMTK from the exons ATGTCTTACCCACCTCGTCCACCCGGGATGAACTTGACGCCTGGCCAGATGCCGGTACCTCAATACATGACAG GACACATGATGCCCGCTGGGATGCCACCA GGAGGCATGATGATGGGGTACCCTCCTATGGGTCATCCTTCCCAAATGTCAGGACAGATGCCACCGCAGATGCAGTCTCAAATGCAACCTCAAATGCAACCACCCCAGCCTCAGATGTCACAAGGTCCGAGGACACAAAATCAAATGCAACCTGGCTCCATGCAGCAGTCTCCCACTGTCATTTCTAGGGGTCCCAGGCCTGCCAATGAAGGTGCTGGTCCATCAGTCACCGTCTTTGTGGGAAACATCACAGATCGTGCCCCTGACAACATGATGAGGCAGATTCTTCAACACTGTGGTTCTGTTGTTAGCTGGAAAAGAGTACAAGGAGCATCTGGTGTTCTTCAAG CCTTCGGCTTCTGTGAATTCAGCAATCCAGACCCAGCTCTAAGAGCGATTCGCTTGCTGCACGAACTGGAAATTGGTGAAAAGAAATTGGTGGTGAAAGTCGATGCCAAAACGAAATTAATTCTAGACACTTACAaag CTGACAAAATCAAAGCTGCTGGTGGAGGATCGACCAATGGCGATGACGAATTCCTTACACAGGAACAACGAGTTCAAGACAAATGGGTTAAAGAACGAATCGGTCAGACTCTCAAGGACTACGAATCGGAAATGCAAGCTAATCAAGCCAGAG ctgaagaaaaagaaagaagagaacaaGATAAGGAAAAAGCTAGAGCggccaaaaaggaagaagccaATAGTTTGGATTTGAAC AAATTCGAAACTGAAattgaagaaggaaaaaaggactTGATTACCCGTGAAATAGGAAAATTTCGCGAAATCGCCAAAAAGCAAGATGAAGAAAAGGAAGCTGAGcgtaagaaaaggaaagaaaaagagcgtGATCGCGAGCGGCGAGACAGGGAAAGGGACAGAGAACGTGATAGACCAAGTGGTAGGGACCGCGGTGGTAATGATAGAAATGATCGCGACCGAGACAGAATTTCGGATCGAGACAGGAATCGCGACCGAGACAGGAGACGTGATAAGGAGAACGAAAATCATCGGCGGTCACGAACTCCACCGCAAAGATCACGCACCCCACCTGGACCACCGGCTCAGCCAAGCACACCGCCCCGAAGAAGTAGATCTCGAGACCGAACCGAAGTGGAGGCTCGCCCGCCACGTCGAACAGAAAAAGATTATTTAAgggagaaggaagaagaagaagaagctctggAGAGGAAGAAAGCAGAGAAGAAGGcacgagaaaaagaagttgctTATCAG GAACGGTTGCGTCACTGGGAGAGCCGAGAACGGAAGAAGCTCCGTGATTACGACAAACTCGAGCTCAAGGAAAAGGAAAGGATTGAAGAACAACAGAAACAAGCCGTTTGGCTCAAACAGTTCCTTGAAGACTATGACGACGAAAGAGATGATGCAAAATACTATAA AGGCCGTGAAATGGAGCGCCGGCGAACAGAGCGCGAGAGAGAAACGGAATCAGACACACGTGACCGTCAAAAGGAGAAGGAAGAGCTCGAGGAACTCAAGACGAAAATTTTCTCTGAGGGCCACTCAGATCCAACAGCAACTCTTAAACAG GCTCTTTACGAAAGGGAACAACAGTACAAGCCTCAGATACTCGTGCCAGCACCTCCTGTCAGTGATGCCCCCCGCTCTTTCTCTCCCATGGACGTGTCTCTACCATCACAACCATCGGACGTGGAAGATTTCCAGTTGACGAAAGATGTCAATTCCACCACGCCCGTTTCATCAGCTCCATCCACTCCAACCGGACCAGAACCTAAAACAATTAGCTCTAGTGTTGCGAGCAGTGTCATTGCCATGGAAGAGGATTCCATGTCAACAACGAATTCCTTAAGTCCTCTTCCAACTGAAAGTGACAGCAAACAAG GATCACAGGGACCCAGTTTAGTATTCAATAAGCGGAAAAAGCTGGAAATCAAAGCCGTTTTCAATGCTGATGAAGACGACACAGACACGACCAAGAAGAAACGGAAACTTGTACCTCTTG ACTATGGCGATGAACTtgctaaaaaggaaaaagagccCAAGAACACagaggagaagagaaaaaatatcaagAGTCTTATCGAGAAAATTCCTACGGATAAAGCATCCCTCTTTGCTCATCCTGTTGAGTGGAGCTTAGTGGACAAT GTGATAATGGAGCGGCGCATTAAACCGTGGGTCAATAAAAAGATCGTGGAGTACATCGGAGAGCCCGAGCCTACTCTAGTTGAATTCATTTGTTCCAAAGTATTGATAGGAAGCCAACCACAAAATATCATCAATGATGTTCAGATG gtACTTGATGAAGAAGCAGAGGTCTTTGTTGTCAAGATGTGGCGCTTATTGATCTATGAATTAGAAGCAAAAAAATTGGGTCTCATGACTAAGTGA
- the LOC124328403 gene encoding RNA-binding protein 25-like isoform X1 codes for MSYPPRPPGMNLTPGQMPVPQYMTGYIQNRHMMPAGMPPGGMMMGYPPMGHPSQMSGQMPPQMQSQMQPQMQPPQPQMSQGPRTQNQMQPGSMQQSPTVISRGPRPANEGAGPSVTVFVGNITDRAPDNMMRQILQHCGSVVSWKRVQGASGVLQAFGFCEFSNPDPALRAIRLLHELEIGEKKLVVKVDAKTKLILDTYKADKIKAAGGGSTNGDDEFLTQEQRVQDKWVKERIGQTLKDYESEMQANQARAEEKERREQDKEKARAAKKEEANSLDLNKFETEIEEGKKDLITREIGKFREIAKKQDEEKEAERKKRKEKERDRERRDRERDRERDRPSGRDRGGNDRNDRDRDRISDRDRNRDRDRRRDKENENHRRSRTPPQRSRTPPGPPAQPSTPPRRSRSRDRTEVEARPPRRTEKDYLREKEEEEEALERKKAEKKAREKEVAYQERLRHWESRERKKLRDYDKLELKEKERIEEQQKQAVWLKQFLEDYDDERDDAKYYKGREMERRRTERERETESDTRDRQKEKEELEELKTKIFSEGHSDPTATLKQALYEREQQYKPQILVPAPPVSDAPRSFSPMDVSLPSQPSDVEDFQLTKDVNSTTPVSSAPSTPTGPEPKTISSSVASSVIAMEEDSMSTTNSLSPLPTESDSKQGSQGPSLVFNKRKKLEIKAVFNADEDDTDTTKKKRKLVPLDYGDELAKKEKEPKNTEEKRKNIKSLIEKIPTDKASLFAHPVEWSLVDNVIMERRIKPWVNKKIVEYIGEPEPTLVEFICSKVLIGSQPQNIINDVQMVLDEEAEVFVVKMWRLLIYELEAKKLGLMTK; via the exons ATGTCTTACCCACCTCGTCCACCCGGGATGAACTTGACGCCTGGCCAGATGCCGGTACCTCAATACATGACAGGTTACATTCAAAACA GACACATGATGCCCGCTGGGATGCCACCA GGAGGCATGATGATGGGGTACCCTCCTATGGGTCATCCTTCCCAAATGTCAGGACAGATGCCACCGCAGATGCAGTCTCAAATGCAACCTCAAATGCAACCACCCCAGCCTCAGATGTCACAAGGTCCGAGGACACAAAATCAAATGCAACCTGGCTCCATGCAGCAGTCTCCCACTGTCATTTCTAGGGGTCCCAGGCCTGCCAATGAAGGTGCTGGTCCATCAGTCACCGTCTTTGTGGGAAACATCACAGATCGTGCCCCTGACAACATGATGAGGCAGATTCTTCAACACTGTGGTTCTGTTGTTAGCTGGAAAAGAGTACAAGGAGCATCTGGTGTTCTTCAAG CCTTCGGCTTCTGTGAATTCAGCAATCCAGACCCAGCTCTAAGAGCGATTCGCTTGCTGCACGAACTGGAAATTGGTGAAAAGAAATTGGTGGTGAAAGTCGATGCCAAAACGAAATTAATTCTAGACACTTACAaag CTGACAAAATCAAAGCTGCTGGTGGAGGATCGACCAATGGCGATGACGAATTCCTTACACAGGAACAACGAGTTCAAGACAAATGGGTTAAAGAACGAATCGGTCAGACTCTCAAGGACTACGAATCGGAAATGCAAGCTAATCAAGCCAGAG ctgaagaaaaagaaagaagagaacaaGATAAGGAAAAAGCTAGAGCggccaaaaaggaagaagccaATAGTTTGGATTTGAAC AAATTCGAAACTGAAattgaagaaggaaaaaaggactTGATTACCCGTGAAATAGGAAAATTTCGCGAAATCGCCAAAAAGCAAGATGAAGAAAAGGAAGCTGAGcgtaagaaaaggaaagaaaaagagcgtGATCGCGAGCGGCGAGACAGGGAAAGGGACAGAGAACGTGATAGACCAAGTGGTAGGGACCGCGGTGGTAATGATAGAAATGATCGCGACCGAGACAGAATTTCGGATCGAGACAGGAATCGCGACCGAGACAGGAGACGTGATAAGGAGAACGAAAATCATCGGCGGTCACGAACTCCACCGCAAAGATCACGCACCCCACCTGGACCACCGGCTCAGCCAAGCACACCGCCCCGAAGAAGTAGATCTCGAGACCGAACCGAAGTGGAGGCTCGCCCGCCACGTCGAACAGAAAAAGATTATTTAAgggagaaggaagaagaagaagaagctctggAGAGGAAGAAAGCAGAGAAGAAGGcacgagaaaaagaagttgctTATCAG GAACGGTTGCGTCACTGGGAGAGCCGAGAACGGAAGAAGCTCCGTGATTACGACAAACTCGAGCTCAAGGAAAAGGAAAGGATTGAAGAACAACAGAAACAAGCCGTTTGGCTCAAACAGTTCCTTGAAGACTATGACGACGAAAGAGATGATGCAAAATACTATAA AGGCCGTGAAATGGAGCGCCGGCGAACAGAGCGCGAGAGAGAAACGGAATCAGACACACGTGACCGTCAAAAGGAGAAGGAAGAGCTCGAGGAACTCAAGACGAAAATTTTCTCTGAGGGCCACTCAGATCCAACAGCAACTCTTAAACAG GCTCTTTACGAAAGGGAACAACAGTACAAGCCTCAGATACTCGTGCCAGCACCTCCTGTCAGTGATGCCCCCCGCTCTTTCTCTCCCATGGACGTGTCTCTACCATCACAACCATCGGACGTGGAAGATTTCCAGTTGACGAAAGATGTCAATTCCACCACGCCCGTTTCATCAGCTCCATCCACTCCAACCGGACCAGAACCTAAAACAATTAGCTCTAGTGTTGCGAGCAGTGTCATTGCCATGGAAGAGGATTCCATGTCAACAACGAATTCCTTAAGTCCTCTTCCAACTGAAAGTGACAGCAAACAAG GATCACAGGGACCCAGTTTAGTATTCAATAAGCGGAAAAAGCTGGAAATCAAAGCCGTTTTCAATGCTGATGAAGACGACACAGACACGACCAAGAAGAAACGGAAACTTGTACCTCTTG ACTATGGCGATGAACTtgctaaaaaggaaaaagagccCAAGAACACagaggagaagagaaaaaatatcaagAGTCTTATCGAGAAAATTCCTACGGATAAAGCATCCCTCTTTGCTCATCCTGTTGAGTGGAGCTTAGTGGACAAT GTGATAATGGAGCGGCGCATTAAACCGTGGGTCAATAAAAAGATCGTGGAGTACATCGGAGAGCCCGAGCCTACTCTAGTTGAATTCATTTGTTCCAAAGTATTGATAGGAAGCCAACCACAAAATATCATCAATGATGTTCAGATG gtACTTGATGAAGAAGCAGAGGTCTTTGTTGTCAAGATGTGGCGCTTATTGATCTATGAATTAGAAGCAAAAAAATTGGGTCTCATGACTAAGTGA